The sequence below is a genomic window from Nostoc flagelliforme CCNUN1.
AGTATTATGGCTGGGCATATCACAACCGTACTGTTTTACTACCCACCCGCCAGCAGCTAGAACGAGCAGATGCCGCAGTAGCATTAGCTAGAAAGCGCAATATCTGCCCAATGGGTATCTTATATGTGCTTCCAGACTACTATGAAGATTACCCCAAACCATGTATGAGTGGCTGGGGTAATCGAGCTTTAGTCATCGCTCCCAATGGCGATGTATTACCTTGCCAAGCCGCCAGTTCAATTCCAGAACTAGAATTTGCTAACGTCCGTAACCATTCACTAGATTGGATTTGGTTTGAATCATCTACTTTTAATCGCTTCCGAGGAACAGAATGGATGCCTGAACCTTGCCAAAGTTGCGATCGCCGCCAGCTTGATTTTGGTGGTTGCCGTTGTCAAGCCTTACTTCTAACGAACAATGCTGCTGCCACTGATCCTGTTTGTCATCTGTCACCACACCATCACCTGATTACTACAGTTACAAAGCAGGCAAATCAGGAAAACTTGGATTCACCCCTACCTTTGGTTTATCGCTCCATGCAAATGTAATGGGTTTTCTCGCCGTCTTTTGTAAAAAGTTGAGCATTATCAAACAGAATTCAGTCCTTCTGGAGTCAGAATTCATGCTGAATTCTGACCGAAAAAGCGAATGAATAAATGGGGTATCGGCTCAATAATCAGTGGTAGCAGTCACTCTGTCTGCCACGACCAACCCAAAAGATTAGGCACTTCCAGAAAATAAAATGCCCAGCCGTACCAATAATATTTTTGGCACAACCGATATATCTAGGCGCTTTCGCCCTCAAGGCGAAAGCTAGGCTTATAGCATTTTATTTGTTGGATCTCCCTTAGGAGCGGTATTGTTCCGAATTATTGTTGCCATTCGACTCAATATTTTCAGTTCCAGTGATGCGGTCACGCACGTATTCAAAGTCGTTCCATTGCCAAAGTCTAAAATGGTTAATTTTTTGGGTAGTTTATGCCCAAACAATGCACCCATTCCCTCTAGTACGACTTTCAGGACTTCAATCTTCACATCTGATTGTTTGCCAGCTAGTATCGGCTGATATTCTCCATTAAGTACTTTTTGTAATTCATCAGCCAGACCAACATCGTGTAAGCTGACGACTAATTTTAAATGCCAAGCCTCACGGTGTGGTAGATGTGCCAATGCACCGAATAATGTCAACAGCGCATTATTGACTTTATTTTCATTGTTATCTGTGTTGCGATCAAAATAATTTCCTGTACGGAAAGCTGATTCTCCAACTGTGTAAGCAGTACCGTTAAAAACCACTCTTCCTGGGACATTTTCCATTTCGACATTGGTTATATAGCTGGGGGCACGAACTACTTCAAAGCCATCGACTAAAAGTTTGAGACTTCCGTAACCGTTATCGAAACCCGCAGTCAAAATTTTTTGTAACGTGTGAATGTTTGACATAAAGACAAAGGTAATACACAATAAGTTGTGAAAATTATCTGTTTGAGTGATTTGCCAGAGCCAGAGCAAGAGAAAAAAGAATAAAATAACTTCCCATTTTTTCCTAATCTCAAGAGCTTATCATAAGCTCTTGGGGGCTAAATGGGGTATAAACATTAAATATACCCTATAAAGCACCTATAAAAGGGCTAAATGTGAGTCAAGATGTGATAAAATTACCTGGCTGCTATTGGGACATATATAGTTCCCATATAGCCCCCATCAAGAATTTTTGAAATCTTTTCTATCAACGCAGCAGAAATTAATTTAACGTGAGTTCGACGGAATTAAAAAATGGCAGGAGGTAGAGCAGGCAAATCTTTTGGGTAAATGTCAATGGAAGGTTTTTTAGGTAAATATGTATAAGCCGCTAAACCAGCCATCAAATTAACCAAAAAGTTAAATGGACTACGATGACGAGAGTGTTCGATTTGACATATATTTTTTAGATGGTCGTTGACCGACTCAATAACAGCACGTTTGCGTAACAGAATCTTATCAATCAGTTTTACCAAACGATTTTTCATCTTCTTTTTAGATTTGGTAACTAACTCTAAACCTCGCTGATATAACTCCTCAAATAATTTTTGTGAGATATATCCTCGGTCTCCAAACAGTTTACCAATTAAGTCTTTGGTCATATCAGGTACTGGCTTACGGTCATCTACAAAGGCTTGCGTTAGCTTGAATGCCAGTAATTCTCCACAATCGTTAATAATCAAATGAAGTTTAAATCCAAAATGCCAGCCCACAGAATTTTTACCCCATTTCACTAACCCCTTAAAAACTTTATGGGCGTGTGCGCGACAATTGTGACAAACATCTAGCGGAGTAGAATCAATAAAACTAATCCCTGTAACCTCTCCCGTGCGTGTATATAAAAAACAACACAACAATCATTTTACACCAAGGCATCAGTTCCACAAACCTGGTGTAGCTCACCAAGTTGGGAAACGCTCCACGCCAACTTTGTAGCACGTGCCATTCGTGTAGAACTCCTTGAAAGTTTTATAACCACTACCGTGAAATGCGTTCGCCCTTGGCGTTGGCGAAGCCATCGCAATTGTCATCACCTCTGATAAATGCATTTTTGATTTGCTGCGGCGCTCTCCCTTTGTGGATGGTAACTGTGGCACTTGTTGCCACAAGTTCTCCCACTGGTTGCAAAAATCATGAAAGTACAGAAGATTTGTACGATATCGAGGCGAGATACAATGGTAGACTAAGCCCTGATCCTCATTTTTCTTAGATATTTTTAGTCTCGGCGTTTTTTTGTGCCTTTTTTGCTCATTCTCAATCAATCTTAGCGATCGCACTTCGCCTGCCCAGTTAAGCAAATTCCTATCTAGCAAGCTTTTTGGGCTTTTCTATCCGTCGAACTCACGTTTAGTTAAAGCAGTATTAGCTGGGGCTCTACTGTTGTTGGTGGGTGACATTGACCAGCTACCATCTGTGGGCCCAGGTCAAATACTCGCTGATTTGATTAATTCTGGTCGTGTGCCGGTAGTGCGGTTAACTCAGGTATTCCGCCAAGCTCAAACAAGTGCTATTATCACTGCTGCTCATCAGATTAATCGAGGAATTTATCCCACGATTGAACCGATTTCTGACACACCTCAATCTGATTGTCTGTGGCATGGCGGCGGTCATCAGCCTGAACATGGGGTACAAGCAATTTGTGAATTAATCACAGACTTAATTCCCCGCTTAGGTTTTAATCCCGCCACTGATGTGCAGGTACTTTGCCCGATGACACGGGGAGTAATCGCGACTCGTAACCTGAACACAGTATTGCAGCAGTTGATCAACCCACCCAGCCCCAGCAAGGTGGAGATTAACAGAGGTGGGAATTTGTTACGCGAGGGCGATCGGATTATCCAGTTGACCAATGATTACAACCGCGAAGTTTTCAACGGCGACCTGGGGATTATTCAAAGCATTGATACTGTTGAGCAGGAGGTAATGGTTCAGTATAGTGAGCGTACTGTCGTTTACGATTATGCAGACTTAAATGAAATTGCCTTGGCGTTCGCTGTCTCAATACATAAAAGCCAGGGTTCAGAATATCCTGTGGCTATTCTGCCAATCTATATGCAGCACTATATGATGTTGACCCGAAACCTGTTCTACACTGGTATAACTCGTGCCAAGAAGTTAGCAATCATTATTGGCGCAAAAAAAGCGATATCTCTGGCGGTGCCCTCTACTGATGACCAACGGCGGTACACAAGGTTACAGCAGAGGTTAATTCAGGCGGGGCTGCATTGGTGATATGTTTTGGTTCTTCAAAATAGAAAACTTTATTGAGCTATTTGATTTATACTTTTAAATTCCTTGGTTTAAAAAAGCGTTGAGTTTGTATGTCCAGCCCCAGTTCCGACATGGTTCGCATCTATTTACAGGAAATTGGTCAGTATCCTTTATTAAAGCCAGAGGAAGAAATTGCTTATGGTAGACAGGTACAAGAAATGATTCGTATCAAGGAAAGTATGGAATGAACGAGCTTCGCTTTTCCTACCAGAAATTTTTAGATAACTTGTACATCTGATTTCACTGTCTCGATCAAGGCATAGCGATGGCGTACCCG
It includes:
- the pqqE gene encoding pyrroloquinoline quinone biosynthesis protein PqqE, which codes for MTTDRPLSLIAELTYRCPLRCPYCSNPLNCGDHYYRQELSTEDWLRVIQQASNLGVLQLGLTGGEPLLRKDIELLVAAAAKAELYTTLITAATLLTPERATQLRDAGLDHVQISIQDSRAAESDYIAGTPSFKQKLEAARLVKALGFPLTLNFVLHRQNLDRIDEILDLCEVLKADRVELANTQYYGWAYHNRTVLLPTRQQLERADAAVALARKRNICPMGILYVLPDYYEDYPKPCMSGWGNRALVIAPNGDVLPCQAASSIPELEFANVRNHSLDWIWFESSTFNRFRGTEWMPEPCQSCDRRQLDFGGCRCQALLLTNNAAATDPVCHLSPHHHLITTVTKQANQENLDSPLPLVYRSMQM
- a CDS encoding sigma-70 factor domain-containing protein codes for the protein MSSPSSDMVRIYLQEIGQYPLLKPEEEIAYGRQVQEMIRIKESME